In the genome of Halobacterium noricense, one region contains:
- a CDS encoding DUF7521 family protein: MTHYLAVVALKTITLVLGGAVTYFALKAWNRTGSPALRSLAIGFGCVTLGSLLAGIADQVLAVDRTLAVLTESALTAVGFAVIVYSLYVD; the protein is encoded by the coding sequence ATGACACACTACTTGGCAGTCGTCGCGTTGAAGACAATCACGCTCGTGCTCGGCGGCGCGGTCACGTACTTCGCGCTGAAGGCGTGGAATCGCACCGGGTCGCCGGCGCTGCGGTCGCTCGCCATCGGCTTCGGGTGCGTGACCCTCGGGTCGCTGCTCGCGGGTATCGCCGACCAGGTGCTCGCGGTCGACCGCACGCTCGCGGTACTGACCGAGAGCGCGCTCACGGCCGTCGGCTTCGCGGTCATCGTCTACTCGCTGTACGTCGACTGA
- a CDS encoding DUF2073 domain-containing protein, with amino-acid sequence MPETTSEDGPGDGVQIDLISAERMSGKTSMEKIRMILDGVRDGKIVVLEAGLTPDEESKLIEVTMTEINPDGFSGIEIESFPQSETNDTGLLGRLMGKQSTSKLTVVGPANQIQSLHKDETLISALVSRK; translated from the coding sequence ATGCCTGAAACCACGAGCGAAGACGGACCGGGCGACGGCGTCCAGATCGACCTCATCAGCGCCGAGCGGATGTCCGGCAAGACGTCCATGGAGAAGATTCGGATGATTCTGGACGGCGTCCGCGACGGCAAAATCGTCGTCCTGGAGGCCGGCCTCACCCCCGACGAGGAGTCGAAACTCATCGAAGTGACGATGACAGAGATCAACCCGGACGGCTTCTCCGGCATCGAGATTGAGAGCTTCCCGCAGTCCGAGACCAACGACACGGGCTTGCTCGGCCGCTTGATGGGCAAGCAGTCGACGTCGAAGCTCACGGTCGTCGGACCGGCGAACCAGATTCAGTCCCTCCACAAGGACGAGACGCTCATCAGCGCGCTCGTTTCCCGCAAGTAA
- a CDS encoding Cdc6/Cdc18 family protein, with protein sequence MSDEPTTDGRRTADRDFEVDLDDVLEDDEDGDEGLFDDLLSGEPIFENKEVLRPSYTPHELPHRKDQINNMATILVAALRGETPSNILIYGKTGTGKTASAKFVSQELERTSQKYDVPCEVEYINCEVTDTQYRVLAQLANTFIEQNRTFIDERVEELQGLREAGEDDPGVLESDDDNDDHLDFDSVEAVDERIEALHEEKSEMDDVPMTGWPTDRVYARFFEAVDYVERVAVIMLDEIDKLVEKSGDDTLYNLSRMNSELENSRVSIIGISNDLKFTDFLDPRVKSSLGEEEIVFPPYDANQLRDILQHRADVAFKDNALSEDVIPLCAAFAAQEHGDARRALDLLRTAGELAERDQSDSVTEENVRRAQDKIELDRVVEVVRTLPTQSKLVLYAILLLEDNGVHNVNTGEVYNIYKTLCDELDADVLTQRRVTDLISELDMLGIVNAVVVSKGRYGRTKEISLSVPVEETEAVLEADSRLSDIENVTPFVQARFDN encoded by the coding sequence ATGTCAGACGAACCGACGACGGACGGCCGACGTACTGCCGACCGGGACTTCGAGGTGGACCTCGACGACGTCCTCGAGGACGACGAGGACGGCGACGAGGGGCTGTTCGACGACTTGCTCAGCGGCGAACCCATCTTCGAGAACAAGGAGGTGTTGCGGCCGTCGTACACGCCACACGAACTCCCGCACCGGAAAGACCAGATCAACAACATGGCGACGATTCTCGTCGCGGCGCTGCGCGGCGAGACGCCGTCGAACATCCTCATCTACGGGAAGACCGGGACGGGGAAGACCGCCAGCGCGAAGTTCGTCAGCCAGGAACTGGAGCGGACCTCCCAGAAGTACGACGTCCCCTGCGAGGTCGAGTACATCAACTGCGAGGTTACGGATACCCAGTACCGCGTGCTCGCGCAGCTCGCGAACACGTTCATCGAGCAGAACCGCACGTTCATCGACGAGCGCGTCGAGGAACTCCAGGGTCTCCGGGAGGCCGGCGAGGACGACCCGGGCGTGCTCGAATCCGACGACGACAACGACGACCACCTCGACTTCGACTCCGTCGAGGCCGTCGACGAGCGCATCGAGGCGCTGCACGAGGAGAAGTCCGAGATGGACGACGTCCCGATGACGGGGTGGCCGACCGACCGCGTGTACGCGCGCTTCTTCGAGGCCGTCGACTACGTCGAGCGCGTCGCGGTCATCATGCTCGACGAGATCGACAAGCTCGTCGAGAAGTCCGGCGACGACACCCTCTACAACCTCTCGCGGATGAACTCCGAGCTGGAGAACTCCCGGGTCTCCATCATCGGCATCAGCAACGACCTGAAGTTCACCGACTTCCTCGACCCGCGCGTCAAATCGAGTCTCGGCGAGGAGGAGATCGTCTTCCCGCCGTACGACGCCAACCAGCTCCGGGACATCCTCCAGCACCGTGCGGACGTCGCGTTCAAGGATAACGCGCTCTCCGAGGACGTCATCCCGCTGTGTGCGGCGTTCGCCGCCCAGGAGCACGGTGACGCGCGTCGCGCGCTCGACCTCCTCCGGACCGCCGGCGAACTCGCCGAACGCGACCAGTCGGACTCAGTCACCGAGGAGAACGTGCGGCGCGCCCAGGACAAAATCGAACTCGACCGCGTGGTCGAGGTCGTGCGCACGCTCCCGACGCAGAGCAAACTCGTCCTGTACGCCATCCTCCTGCTGGAGGACAACGGCGTCCACAACGTGAACACGGGCGAGGTGTACAACATCTACAAGACGCTCTGCGACGAGCTCGACGCGGACGTGCTCACGCAGCGCCGCGTCACCGACCTCATCAGCGAACTCGACATGCTCGGTATCGTGAACGCGGTCGTCGTCTCGAAGGGCCGCTACGGCCGCACGAAGGAAATATCGCTGTCGGTTCCCGTCGAGGAGACCGAAGCCGTCCTCGAAGCGGACTCCCGGCTCAGCGACATCGAGAACGTCACGCCGTTCGTGCAGGCGCGCTTCGACAACTGA
- a CDS encoding Era-like GTP-binding protein has translation MGLFAELRDSISRVSASLFADDSEPKRIGIYGPPNAGKTTLANRIARDWTGDAVGPESHIPHETRRARRKENVEIKRDGKTVNIDIVDTPGVTTKVDYSEFLEHDMEKDEAVRRSREATEGVAEAMHWLREDVDGVIYVLDSTTDPFTQVNTMLIGIIESRDLPVLILANKTDLEGSNIQRVSNAFPQHETIPLSALEGENMDEVYEKIAEYFG, from the coding sequence ATGGGACTGTTCGCAGAACTCAGAGACAGCATCTCACGGGTGTCGGCGAGCCTGTTTGCCGACGACTCGGAACCGAAACGAATCGGGATTTACGGCCCGCCGAACGCCGGCAAGACCACGCTCGCGAACCGTATCGCTCGCGACTGGACCGGCGACGCGGTCGGCCCGGAGAGCCACATCCCGCACGAGACGCGCCGCGCGCGCCGGAAGGAAAACGTCGAAATCAAACGCGACGGGAAGACCGTCAACATCGACATCGTCGACACGCCCGGCGTGACGACGAAAGTCGACTACTCGGAGTTCCTCGAGCACGACATGGAGAAAGACGAGGCCGTGCGCCGCTCCCGCGAAGCCACCGAGGGCGTCGCGGAGGCGATGCACTGGCTCCGCGAGGACGTCGACGGTGTCATCTACGTCCTCGACTCCACGACGGACCCGTTCACGCAGGTGAACACGATGCTCATCGGCATCATCGAGAGTCGGGACCTGCCGGTGCTCATCCTCGCGAACAAGACCGACCTCGAGGGCTCGAACATCCAGCGCGTGTCGAACGCGTTCCCCCAACACGAGACGATTCCGCTCTCCGCGCTGGAGGGCGAGAACATGGACGAGGTCTACGAGAAGATCGCGGAGTACTTCGGGTGA
- a CDS encoding MATE family efflux transporter, with product MTVRRRVEALVAAFPALLAWLGLVDRKKGEEAFDLALPAMVTGGLRTVLRTTDFLMVSIAAGDVAVAALEFGFQYYFIPFGLALALTSGTISVVSRLKGAEEDAEADFAIKQSLWLSLLLSVPLTAGAWLYADPLVSLLASDAETAALGADYLRVVMLSVVFRFWSMTAARALAGAGDTRTPMYVRLVTLPTNVALNALLIFGLFGFPELSVVGAAWGTAIANTLAGIVFFAVLLSGRWSVALRLRGKQWDWSVAREIVRVALPLAGTRLSRTFGRFPFLFVLGVLGTPVVASYAIGRRVMLLALMPAWGYATASSTLVGHRLGAGEPDEAADYGWQTLRIALVTQLLIGAGIFLAAAPIAQAFGATTVDLTVTFVRVFGLSVAGFSVSRTLRGGLRGAGDTRWPFYGGIVGTYLVRLPLAFVALPASFVVGPFALGPLSIPAVSPGLGLGLSAIFAAILGDMYVRAAINFVRFKSGAWRAYGAKTPAE from the coding sequence ATGACCGTTCGTCGCCGCGTGGAGGCCCTCGTCGCCGCGTTCCCCGCGCTGCTGGCGTGGCTCGGGCTCGTCGACCGGAAGAAGGGTGAGGAGGCGTTCGACCTCGCGCTCCCCGCGATGGTGACCGGCGGCCTGCGCACCGTGCTGCGAACGACGGACTTCCTGATGGTGAGCATCGCCGCGGGGGACGTCGCGGTCGCCGCCCTCGAATTCGGCTTCCAGTACTACTTCATCCCGTTCGGGCTCGCGCTCGCGCTGACCAGCGGCACCATCAGCGTCGTCTCCCGGCTGAAGGGAGCCGAGGAGGACGCGGAGGCAGACTTCGCCATCAAGCAGTCGCTGTGGCTCTCGCTGCTGCTCTCGGTCCCGCTCACCGCTGGCGCGTGGCTGTACGCGGACCCGCTCGTGAGCTTGCTCGCCAGCGACGCGGAGACGGCGGCGCTGGGCGCGGACTACCTCCGCGTGGTGATGCTGTCGGTGGTGTTCCGGTTCTGGAGCATGACCGCAGCGCGGGCGCTGGCGGGTGCCGGCGACACTCGGACGCCGATGTACGTGCGCCTCGTGACGCTGCCGACGAACGTCGCGCTGAACGCGCTGCTCATCTTCGGGCTGTTCGGGTTCCCCGAACTCAGCGTCGTCGGCGCGGCGTGGGGGACCGCCATCGCGAACACGCTCGCGGGCATCGTGTTCTTCGCCGTCCTCCTCTCCGGGCGCTGGAGCGTCGCGCTCCGACTCCGCGGCAAGCAGTGGGACTGGAGCGTCGCCCGCGAAATCGTCCGCGTCGCGCTCCCGCTTGCTGGCACGCGGCTCTCGCGGACGTTCGGCCGGTTCCCGTTCCTGTTCGTGCTCGGCGTACTCGGGACACCCGTCGTCGCCTCGTACGCCATCGGCCGCCGCGTGATGTTGCTGGCGCTGATGCCCGCGTGGGGGTACGCGACGGCCTCCAGCACGCTCGTCGGCCACCGCCTCGGCGCGGGCGAGCCCGACGAGGCCGCCGACTACGGCTGGCAGACGCTGCGCATCGCGCTCGTCACCCAGTTGCTCATCGGTGCGGGCATCTTCCTCGCGGCGGCGCCCATCGCGCAGGCGTTCGGCGCGACCACCGTCGACCTCACCGTGACGTTCGTCCGCGTCTTCGGACTGAGCGTCGCCGGCTTCTCGGTCTCGCGGACGCTCCGCGGCGGCCTCCGCGGCGCTGGCGACACCCGCTGGCCGTTCTACGGCGGCATCGTGGGAACGTACCTCGTCCGCCTCCCGCTGGCGTTCGTCGCACTCCCCGCGAGCTTCGTCGTCGGCCCGTTCGCGCTCGGCCCGCTCTCGATTCCCGCCGTCTCGCCGGGGCTCGGACTCGGACTGTCGGCCATCTTCGCGGCCATCCTCGGCGACATGTACGTGCGCGCCGCCATCAACTTCGTCCGCTTCAAGTCCGGCGCGTGGCGCGCGTACGGCGCGAAGACGCCCGCGGAGTAA
- a CDS encoding S26 family signal peptidase gives MTNGDDVPDPRGGPRAALVWFLRTDHGAVMFVREAASSALTVAMVGLLLFAVSGVWPPLVAVESGSMQPNMQKGDLVFVMEEQRFTPDYATGDTGVVTHQDATGHDYQQFGGLGDVIVYKPYGNGRETPVIHRARFWVDDGENWYSKANPDYVDADSCDELRNCPAPHAGFITKGDNSVTNDYYDQARGISSPVKPAWVKGTAEYRLPYLGWVRLTFAGAVTPGTTTLATDAGPASVEGTGALAPEPVGSSPKNASGVALAPVT, from the coding sequence ATGACCAACGGCGACGACGTGCCCGACCCCCGCGGCGGTCCGCGGGCCGCGCTCGTCTGGTTCCTCCGTACCGACCACGGTGCCGTGATGTTCGTCCGCGAGGCCGCCAGCAGCGCGCTCACGGTCGCCATGGTCGGCCTGCTGTTGTTCGCGGTCAGCGGCGTCTGGCCGCCGCTGGTCGCCGTCGAGAGCGGGAGCATGCAGCCGAACATGCAGAAGGGCGACCTCGTGTTCGTGATGGAGGAACAGCGGTTCACCCCCGACTACGCCACCGGCGACACCGGCGTCGTCACCCACCAGGACGCCACCGGCCACGACTACCAGCAGTTCGGCGGGCTGGGCGACGTCATCGTCTACAAGCCGTACGGGAACGGGCGGGAGACGCCGGTGATACACCGCGCACGCTTCTGGGTGGACGACGGCGAGAACTGGTACTCGAAGGCCAACCCTGACTACGTCGACGCCGACAGTTGCGACGAACTCCGGAACTGTCCCGCGCCCCACGCGGGCTTCATCACGAAGGGCGACAACTCGGTCACGAACGACTACTACGACCAGGCGCGCGGCATCTCCAGTCCCGTCAAGCCCGCGTGGGTGAAGGGCACCGCCGAATACCGCCTCCCGTACCTCGGCTGGGTGCGCCTGACGTTCGCCGGTGCCGTCACGCCGGGCACGACGACGCTCGCGACCGACGCTGGGCCGGCAAGTGTCGAGGGAACTGGAGCGCTGGCTCCCGAGCCAGTCGGTTCGTCGCCGAAGAACGCGTCGGGCGTCGCGCTCGCGCCTGTTACGTGA
- a CDS encoding DUF7089 family protein, translating into MFSQRDLAGDFAAVRETYAPEAIVLDCDRDFQTLPPEHRDDLALLTESLSPSEYDADWLPEDAPQILYRLASSDFVVGTPGDGAVAWTTQTEPPVVFVKARIEGTPDEFADFLVAEALVEAGLGLPEQFLGFFGDEYRAFDDAVDADPASVYQIASACCDAYRGLHTREEFESWDEDYPDLHDAWVDAGERVTGRIDDLPQEIARGETSFSDAAELACSAVKHDVDLPAPFAALDTLAYRRHGASYAVKWAQKLFEAAETEADAEADADAEADADAEADANGAE; encoded by the coding sequence ATGTTCTCCCAGCGCGACCTCGCGGGTGACTTCGCGGCGGTCCGGGAGACGTACGCGCCGGAGGCCATCGTCCTCGACTGCGACAGGGACTTCCAGACGCTCCCGCCGGAGCACCGCGACGACCTCGCGCTGCTCACCGAGTCGCTGTCGCCCAGCGAGTACGACGCCGACTGGCTCCCCGAAGACGCTCCACAGATTCTCTACCGTCTGGCGTCCAGCGACTTCGTCGTGGGCACGCCCGGCGACGGCGCGGTCGCGTGGACGACCCAGACGGAGCCGCCGGTCGTCTTCGTGAAGGCGCGCATCGAGGGCACACCGGACGAATTCGCGGACTTCCTCGTCGCGGAAGCGCTCGTCGAAGCGGGACTGGGCCTCCCCGAGCAGTTCCTCGGCTTCTTCGGGGACGAGTACCGCGCGTTCGACGACGCCGTCGACGCCGACCCGGCCTCGGTCTACCAGATCGCGTCGGCGTGCTGCGACGCCTACCGCGGCCTCCACACGCGCGAGGAGTTCGAATCGTGGGACGAGGACTACCCCGACCTCCACGATGCGTGGGTGGACGCCGGCGAGCGCGTCACCGGCCGCATCGACGACCTCCCGCAGGAAATCGCGCGCGGCGAGACGTCGTTCTCGGATGCCGCCGAGTTGGCGTGCAGCGCCGTCAAACACGACGTCGACCTGCCCGCGCCGTTCGCCGCGCTGGACACGCTCGCATACCGGCGCCACGGCGCGAGCTACGCGGTGAAGTGGGCACAGAAACTGTTCGAGGCGGCAGAAACGGAAGCAGATGCGGAAGCGGACGCGGATGCAGAAGCGGACGCGGATGCAGAAGCGGACGCGAACGGCGCGGAGTAG
- a CDS encoding DoxX family protein, with protein MSYDAATPLRNEVDFELSGPWAAYWVAMLRVLTGWWFVHSGLGKLLDSGLSFGAAGYLQGMSGTTLGPLATFLAGFPDLLGALVPLGETAIGLGLMFGVLVRLASFFGVFFMSLFFVGNASFGHGLVNSDLMGMLLFVTMIVFAAGRHYGLDALIERTDFVQNRPRLKYLLG; from the coding sequence ATGTCATACGATGCGGCAACCCCCTTGAGGAACGAGGTCGACTTCGAACTCTCGGGGCCGTGGGCGGCGTACTGGGTCGCGATGCTTCGCGTGCTCACCGGCTGGTGGTTCGTCCACTCCGGGCTCGGGAAGCTCCTCGACAGCGGGCTGAGCTTCGGTGCCGCCGGCTACCTGCAGGGCATGAGCGGCACCACGCTGGGACCGCTCGCAACGTTCCTCGCGGGGTTCCCGGACCTCCTCGGCGCGCTCGTGCCGCTCGGGGAGACGGCGATCGGGCTCGGGCTCATGTTCGGCGTGCTCGTCCGGCTCGCGTCGTTCTTCGGCGTGTTCTTCATGAGCCTGTTCTTCGTCGGGAACGCCAGCTTCGGGCACGGACTCGTCAACAGCGACCTGATGGGGATGCTGTTGTTCGTGACGATGATCGTGTTCGCGGCCGGCCGCCACTACGGCCTCGACGCACTCATCGAGCGCACCGACTTCGTCCAGAACCGCCCGCGGCTGAAGTACCTACTCGGCTAG
- a CDS encoding winged helix-turn-helix domain-containing protein — protein sequence MRAPLGTDETPELQVVLDALDDEGCRRIIEALDEPMAAKELSEACDIPLSTTYRKLELLTDAALLEERAVLQPDGHHTTEYDLVFEEVVIQIDEDRTLDVGVTRPSQSTDERLETLWAEVSKET from the coding sequence ATGCGTGCTCCGCTCGGGACGGACGAGACGCCCGAACTCCAGGTCGTCCTCGACGCCCTGGACGACGAGGGATGCAGACGCATCATCGAGGCGCTCGACGAGCCGATGGCGGCCAAGGAGCTCTCGGAGGCGTGTGACATCCCGCTGTCGACGACCTACCGGAAGCTCGAACTCCTCACGGACGCCGCGCTCCTGGAGGAGCGGGCGGTGCTCCAACCGGACGGCCACCACACGACGGAGTACGACCTCGTCTTCGAGGAGGTCGTCATCCAAATCGACGAGGACCGGACGCTCGACGTCGGCGTCACGCGGCCGTCGCAGTCCACGGACGAACGCCTCGAAACGCTCTGGGCGGAGGTGAGCAAAGAGACATGA
- a CDS encoding Zn-ribbon domain-containing protein, whose protein sequence is MPHQCTNCGHVFADGSKEMLSGCPDCGGNKFQYHPGDVAESEPADPPADADADSPEPPEREGGTVAGAVGRAANKVRDAVTSDPDPAARTTGEDAETTGAASTADASSTADAEADPSAPETEASGAADETDPSAPNASETGGDLSEEEPAEGIDASTETGDEDAAQADARSSVVDKDSLPDAPSDGRVVKEPDDPEDRPELEDLRQELNDQFESIRIVAPGQYELNLMELYDRQEYIIALQEDGQYVIEVPDAWETDDE, encoded by the coding sequence ATGCCTCACCAGTGTACGAACTGCGGGCACGTCTTCGCGGACGGCTCCAAGGAAATGTTGTCGGGATGCCCGGACTGCGGCGGGAACAAGTTCCAGTACCACCCCGGTGATGTCGCCGAATCCGAGCCGGCTGACCCGCCAGCCGACGCGGACGCCGACTCGCCCGAGCCCCCCGAACGCGAGGGGGGGACCGTCGCGGGCGCGGTCGGCCGCGCCGCGAACAAGGTCCGAGACGCCGTGACCAGCGACCCCGACCCCGCAGCGCGTACGACTGGCGAGGACGCCGAGACGACTGGCGCCGCCAGCACTGCAGACGCGTCCAGCACTGCCGACGCCGAAGCCGACCCCAGCGCACCCGAAACCGAGGCGTCGGGGGCAGCCGACGAGACGGATCCGAGTGCTCCCAACGCATCCGAAACGGGGGGCGACCTGTCCGAAGAAGAACCCGCAGAGGGCATCGACGCCAGCACGGAGACGGGCGACGAGGACGCCGCGCAGGCGGACGCCCGGAGTTCCGTCGTCGACAAGGACTCGCTGCCGGACGCGCCGTCGGACGGCCGCGTCGTCAAGGAGCCCGACGACCCCGAGGACCGACCCGAACTGGAGGACCTCCGGCAGGAGCTCAACGACCAGTTCGAGTCCATCCGCATCGTCGCGCCCGGCCAGTACGAGCTCAACCTCATGGAGCTGTACGACCGTCAGGAGTACATCATCGCGCTCCAGGAGGACGGCCAGTACGTCATCGAGGTGCCGGACGCCTGGGAGACCGACGACGAGTAG